One genomic segment of Clostridium estertheticum subsp. estertheticum includes these proteins:
- a CDS encoding GGGtGRT protein, producing MALFESYERRIDQILPVLKKHGINSLEEARKICEDKGIDVFGIVKGIQPIAFENACWAYSVGAAIAIKNGCTKAADAAVYIGEGLQSFCIPGSVADDRKVGIGHGNLAAMLLREETKCFAFLAGHESFAAAEGAIGLARAANKVRTKPLKVILNGLGKDAAYIISRVNGFTYVQTKFDYYTSELKVVKETAYSDGEKAKVRCYGADDVREGVSIMHSEDVDVSITGNSTNPTRFQHPVAGTYKKECIEQGKKYFSVASGGGTGRTLHPDNMGAGPASYGMTDTMGRMHSDAQFAGSSSVPAHVEMMGLIGMGNNPMVGASVAVAVAVQEAMSK from the coding sequence ATGGCTTTATTTGAGAGTTATGAAAGAAGAATAGATCAGATATTACCCGTATTAAAAAAACATGGAATAAATTCACTAGAAGAAGCAAGAAAAATATGTGAAGATAAAGGTATCGACGTTTTTGGAATAGTTAAAGGAATTCAACCAATAGCATTTGAAAATGCTTGTTGGGCATACTCCGTAGGAGCAGCTATTGCAATTAAAAATGGTTGTACTAAGGCTGCAGATGCTGCAGTTTATATAGGCGAAGGACTTCAATCATTTTGTATACCAGGTTCTGTTGCAGATGATAGAAAAGTTGGAATTGGTCATGGTAACTTAGCAGCTATGCTACTTCGTGAAGAGACTAAATGTTTTGCATTCCTAGCTGGACATGAATCATTTGCGGCTGCTGAAGGCGCAATTGGTCTTGCAAGAGCTGCTAATAAAGTAAGAACTAAACCTTTAAAAGTAATACTTAATGGTCTTGGAAAAGATGCAGCTTATATAATTTCAAGAGTTAATGGATTTACTTATGTTCAAACAAAATTTGATTACTATACTAGTGAATTAAAAGTAGTTAAAGAAACAGCTTATTCTGATGGAGAAAAAGCTAAAGTTAGATGTTACGGTGCAGATGATGTACGTGAAGGCGTTTCAATAATGCATTCAGAGGATGTTGATGTATCAATTACAGGAAATTCTACAAATCCAACAAGATTCCAACATCCAGTTGCTGGAACTTACAAGAAAGAATGTATCGAGCAAGGTAAGAAATACTTCTCAGTAGCATCAGGTGGTGGTACAGGAAGAACACTTCACCCAGATAATATGGGAGCAGGTCCAGCTTCATACGGAATGACTGATACTATGGGAAGAATGCATTCAGATGCACAATTCGCAGGTTCTTCATCTGTTCCAGCTCATGTAGAAATGATGGGACTTATCGGTATGGGAAATAACCCTATGGTTGGTGCTTCAGTTGCAGTTGCAGTTGCAGTACAAGAAGCAATGAGTAAATAA
- a CDS encoding DUF1003 domain-containing protein encodes MGNENDNSDSEKLVREIIDQGETFNDIEEDLLHELIENRMSTNSNVAHAQTTTFGNKMADKIAASVGSWSFIIVALAIIAIWIIINTIFKKLFDPFPFILLNLVLSCTAAIQAPVIMMSQNRQEDKDRIKSKNDYKINLKSELITQDLHKKMDYLIDNQKILAKNQAKILEFIEKSATHVASDK; translated from the coding sequence ATGGGAAATGAAAATGACAATTCAGATTCAGAAAAACTTGTACGTGAAATAATTGATCAAGGAGAAACTTTCAACGATATTGAAGAAGATCTATTGCATGAATTAATAGAGAATAGGATGTCTACAAACAGTAACGTTGCCCATGCACAAACAACAACTTTTGGTAATAAAATGGCTGATAAAATAGCAGCTTCAGTTGGAAGCTGGAGTTTTATAATTGTTGCACTTGCAATCATAGCAATATGGATAATTATAAATACTATTTTCAAAAAATTATTTGACCCATTTCCATTTATACTTCTTAATCTAGTTTTATCTTGCACTGCCGCTATTCAAGCTCCTGTAATAATGATGAGCCAGAATAGACAAGAAGACAAAGACAGGATAAAATCAAAAAATGATTATAAGATAAATCTTAAATCAGAATTAATTACTCAAGATCTACATAAAAAGATGGATTACCTAATTGATAATCAAAAAATATTAGCAAAGAATCAAGCAAAAATATTAGAGTTTATTGAAAAAAGTGCCACCCACGTGGCAAGTGACAAGTGA
- a CDS encoding iron-sulfur cluster assembly scaffold protein, translated as MIYSTEVSEMICVAKGPNHGSAPIPEEGKWVQSKEIKDISGLTHGIGWCAPQQGACKLTLNVKDGIIQEALVEVIGCSGSTHSAAMAAEILPGKTILEALNTDLVCDAINTAMRELFLQIVYGRTQTAFSEGGLPIGAGLEDLGKGLRSQVGTMYGTLAKGPRYLEMAEGYVSNIALDKNSEIIGYKFIQLGKMMDMVKKGMDANEAMEKATGTYGRFDEAVTVIDPRQK; from the coding sequence ATGATTTATTCAACAGAAGTTTCAGAAATGATTTGTGTTGCTAAAGGACCTAATCATGGTTCAGCACCAATTCCTGAAGAAGGAAAATGGGTACAAAGTAAAGAAATTAAAGATATCTCAGGTTTAACTCACGGAATTGGCTGGTGTGCTCCTCAACAAGGTGCCTGTAAGCTTACATTAAACGTAAAAGATGGAATAATCCAAGAAGCATTAGTTGAGGTAATAGGATGTTCAGGTAGTACTCACTCAGCTGCAATGGCTGCAGAAATACTTCCAGGAAAAACTATTTTAGAAGCATTAAATACAGATTTAGTATGTGATGCAATAAACACAGCTATGAGAGAATTATTCCTTCAAATAGTATACGGAAGAACTCAAACTGCATTCTCAGAAGGTGGACTACCTATCGGTGCTGGACTTGAAGACTTAGGCAAAGGCCTTAGAAGTCAAGTTGGTACTATGTATGGAACACTTGCTAAGGGACCAAGATACTTGGAAATGGCTGAAGGTTATGTATCTAATATTGCACTTGATAAAAATAGTGAAATAATTGGTTATAAATTCATTCAACTTGGAAAAATGATGGATATGGTTAAAAAAGGTATGGATGCTAACGAAGCTATGGAAAAAGCTACTGGAACTTATGGTAGATTTGATGAAGCAGTAACAGTAATCGACCCAAGACAAAAATAA